In one Haloplanus salinus genomic region, the following are encoded:
- a CDS encoding rhomboid family intramembrane serine protease gives MAQCDECGSHENLPYQCRRCGGTFCAEHRLPENHGCPGLNEWNDPDGVFDSGFDDSVRDEGGTQGLTDRLPGLGSLTETGGVLGYFRGNVAYLFLALMWITFALQFLVGGLLGRGAMETLFVLRSERLLYVWTWITSIFAHGGLYHIAGNSIVLYFFGPLVERYVGSKRFAGLFLLSGVLAGLGFVVASIALGTGGVSVVGASGAIFAVLGVLTVLNPGLRIYLYFVIPIPLWLFTGAFAVISVLFFLQPQSAASVGQGNVAHLAHLIGLVIGLGYGKRVKRPRQVPDQLTFGGGRGPGGPGGPGGPGGPGGPGRR, from the coding sequence GCAGTCACGAGAACCTGCCGTACCAGTGTCGGCGCTGTGGCGGGACGTTCTGTGCCGAGCACCGGTTGCCCGAGAACCACGGCTGCCCCGGACTGAACGAGTGGAACGATCCCGACGGCGTCTTCGACAGCGGCTTCGACGACAGCGTCCGCGACGAGGGTGGGACCCAGGGGCTGACGGACCGACTGCCCGGCCTCGGTTCGCTGACCGAGACCGGCGGCGTCCTCGGCTACTTCCGTGGCAACGTCGCGTACCTGTTTCTCGCGCTCATGTGGATCACCTTCGCGCTCCAGTTCCTGGTCGGCGGCCTGCTCGGGCGTGGCGCGATGGAGACCCTCTTCGTCCTCCGCTCGGAGCGCCTGCTCTACGTCTGGACGTGGATCACGTCCATCTTCGCCCACGGCGGCCTCTATCACATCGCCGGGAACAGCATCGTGCTGTACTTTTTCGGCCCGCTCGTCGAGCGCTACGTCGGGTCGAAGCGCTTCGCCGGTCTCTTCCTCCTCAGCGGCGTCCTCGCCGGCCTGGGATTCGTCGTCGCCAGCATCGCCCTCGGCACGGGCGGCGTCTCCGTCGTCGGCGCCAGCGGCGCCATCTTCGCCGTCCTCGGCGTGCTGACCGTCCTCAACCCCGGCCTGCGGATCTACCTCTACTTCGTCATCCCCATCCCGCTGTGGCTGTTCACTGGCGCCTTCGCCGTCATCTCGGTCCTCTTTTTCCTCCAGCCACAGTCGGCCGCATCGGTGGGCCAGGGCAACGTCGCCCACCTCGCCCACCTGATCGGCCTCGTCATCGGTTTGGGGTACGGGAAACGGGTCAAGCGGCCGCGACAGGTCCCCGATCAGCTGACGTTCGGCGGCGGTCGAGGGCCGGGCGGCCCCGGCGGCCCCGGCGGCCCGGGTGGCCCGGGCGGTCCGGGTCGACGGTGA
- a CDS encoding endonuclease V → MTPVRPEFVPEPSRSRAEMEALQRRVADAARFDDHVGFDPAAVGVTGDASLAGDRPLVAGVDQAFFDDRAVSAVVCLRGDEVVERAHAVTDLSVPYIPGLLSFREGGPILAAFETLDSTPDLVVFDGSGRIHFRQAGLATHLGVVLDVPSVGVAKTLLCGRVEADVDGRPEGWRAPVVADGTVDAPAGTVLGYAYQSRQYESKPVINPLYVSPGHRVSAATAVDLVERLCAGYKLPEPTRLADRYADECKGRT, encoded by the coding sequence GTGACACCCGTCCGTCCCGAGTTCGTCCCCGAGCCGTCCCGGTCCCGCGCGGAGATGGAGGCGCTTCAGCGGCGGGTCGCCGACGCCGCCCGGTTCGACGACCACGTCGGTTTCGACCCCGCGGCGGTCGGGGTGACTGGCGACGCGTCGCTCGCCGGCGACCGACCACTCGTCGCGGGCGTCGATCAGGCGTTTTTCGACGACCGGGCGGTCAGCGCCGTCGTCTGCCTGCGCGGGGACGAGGTGGTCGAACGCGCACACGCCGTCACCGACCTCTCGGTCCCGTATATCCCCGGGCTCCTCTCATTTCGGGAGGGCGGGCCGATCCTCGCGGCGTTCGAGACGCTCGACTCGACGCCTGACCTCGTCGTCTTCGACGGGAGCGGCCGCATCCACTTCCGGCAGGCCGGCCTCGCCACCCATCTCGGCGTCGTCCTCGACGTACCGAGCGTCGGCGTCGCCAAAACCCTCCTCTGTGGCCGGGTCGAGGCCGACGTCGACGGCCGGCCCGAAGGCTGGCGCGCCCCCGTCGTCGCCGACGGGACGGTCGACGCTCCTGCGGGGACCGTCCTCGGCTACGCCTACCAGTCCCGACAGTACGAGTCGAAACCGGTCATCAACCCGCTGTACGTCAGCCCCGGCCACCGGGTGAGCGCGGCGACGGCCGTCGACCTGGTGGAACGACTGTGTGCCGGCTACAAGCTCCCGGAGCCGACGCGGCTGGCGGATCGGTACGCCGACGAGTGTAAAGGGCGGACGTAG
- the proS gene encoding proline--tRNA ligase, translating into MTDDQELGITESKEHSTGEWYAEVVRKAGLANYGPEGMSGFIVTRPRGYALWEAIQDELDARFKATGVQNAYFPMLIPESYLEREKDVVEGFDPEVAWVTQGGYEELEERLAVRPTSESIIAPYLSRWIRSYRDLPMRVNQWCSVVRWEATETKPFFRTKEFLWQEGHTAHASEADAWSETTTRLDQYEAVYEDVLAIPVLRGKKPEHDKFPGADTTTTVEALMPDGKSVQGATSHYLGQSFAEAFDITFTDEDEDERVAHTTSWGISWRALGALIMTHSDDQGLVLPPAVAPEQVVIVPIWQDETKTEVLEYAEGIAADLREAGVRVELDDRDERNPGFKFNEWELNGVPVRIEVGPNEVDEGSVTLVHRPDGESAGEDRDGIVDAVEEHLETVYAKLYAAAEENLIGNVREASDRAELLGTIGRHGGYVQAPWCGDEACEAEVKEQIAAEIVLVPFEEGEDPRSSGGDTEPIHEGETCALCDDDAVETAYFAKSY; encoded by the coding sequence ATGACCGACGATCAGGAACTCGGTATCACCGAGTCGAAAGAACACAGCACGGGGGAGTGGTACGCCGAAGTCGTCCGGAAGGCCGGCCTCGCGAACTACGGCCCGGAGGGCATGAGCGGGTTCATCGTCACGCGCCCGCGAGGGTACGCACTCTGGGAGGCGATTCAGGACGAACTCGACGCCCGGTTCAAAGCGACTGGGGTTCAGAACGCCTACTTCCCGATGCTCATTCCGGAGTCGTATCTGGAACGCGAGAAGGACGTGGTCGAGGGGTTCGACCCGGAGGTGGCGTGGGTCACCCAGGGCGGCTACGAGGAACTGGAGGAACGCCTCGCGGTCCGGCCGACCAGCGAGAGCATCATCGCGCCCTACCTGAGCCGGTGGATTCGGAGCTACCGTGACCTCCCGATGCGCGTCAACCAGTGGTGTAGCGTGGTCCGCTGGGAGGCGACGGAGACGAAGCCGTTCTTCCGAACGAAGGAGTTCCTCTGGCAGGAGGGTCACACCGCACACGCGAGCGAGGCGGACGCGTGGTCGGAGACGACGACCCGCCTCGACCAGTACGAGGCGGTGTACGAGGACGTGCTCGCCATTCCCGTCCTGCGGGGTAAGAAGCCCGAACACGACAAGTTCCCCGGCGCGGACACGACGACGACGGTGGAGGCGCTGATGCCCGACGGCAAGTCCGTCCAGGGCGCCACGAGCCACTACCTCGGGCAGAGCTTCGCGGAGGCGTTCGACATCACGTTCACCGACGAGGACGAAGACGAACGCGTCGCCCACACCACGTCGTGGGGGATCTCGTGGCGTGCGCTCGGCGCGCTCATCATGACCCACAGCGACGATCAGGGGCTGGTCCTCCCGCCGGCGGTCGCTCCCGAACAGGTCGTGATCGTCCCCATCTGGCAGGACGAGACCAAAACGGAAGTGCTGGAGTACGCCGAGGGCATCGCCGCCGACCTCCGCGAGGCGGGCGTGCGCGTCGAACTCGACGACCGCGACGAGCGCAACCCGGGCTTCAAATTCAACGAGTGGGAGCTAAACGGCGTCCCCGTGCGGATCGAAGTCGGCCCCAACGAGGTCGACGAGGGGTCGGTGACGCTCGTCCACCGGCCGGACGGCGAGTCGGCGGGAGAGGACCGCGACGGCATCGTCGACGCCGTCGAGGAGCACTTGGAGACGGTGTACGCCAAGCTCTACGCCGCCGCGGAGGAGAACCTGATCGGAAACGTCCGCGAGGCGTCGGACCGTGCGGAGCTATTGGGCACCATCGGCCGACACGGCGGCTACGTGCAGGCGCCGTGGTGCGGCGACGAGGCGTGTGAGGCGGAGGTCAAAGAACAGATCGCGGCCGAAATCGTCCTCGTCCCCTTCGAGGAGGGAGAGGACCCCCGCTCTTCGGGGGGCGACACCGAACCGATCCACGAGGGCGAGACGTGTGCCCTGTGCGACGACGACGCCGTCGAGACGGCGTATTTCGCCAAGTCGTACTGA
- the gltB gene encoding glutamate synthase large subunit, whose amino-acid sequence MTKPRRDAHAAQEGLADPTDERSNCGVGVVLDLDGDDSHETVADGIDLLINLEHRGTTGAEEATGDGAGIMLQRPDDFFDAVVDADLPDTYAVGSVFMPRDGAARQGLMTIFERTLAEHGLDVFHWRDVPTDNTDLGQTALDSEPDVYQPFVRPTEGMDDDGFDRALYVARRAVENAVEELDSAGADRFYICSLDRKTLVYKGLLKATQLPTYYPDLVDERVKSTLVLVHARFSTNTLGAWHLAHPYRNIIHNGEFNTIRGNINWMRARETDLEQPDFGDDVDTLKPIINDPNQSDTASVDNALELLVQGGRDLPHALRMLIPEAFRKNDEMSQERTDFYDYHASLVEPWDGPALVVGTDGDQIAAALDRNGLRPCRYDVTEDNRLVMASEAGALDVDPADIEERHRLQPGQLLVADPERGRVVPDDEVFADLTDEKYGEWIDREQRRLSDGADTDYEPRGGVDSLRAQQAAFGYTHDQLDHLVEPMAKEGKDPVGSMGDDTPLSVLSDFNRPLFTYFKQLFAQVSNPPIDYIREELVTSLESRLGPQRNLLDETPEHARQLVVDSPVLTDGQAAEIKSLDGEFTSAVVDMTYESGGNLEAAVERLRRAAREAIEAGADIVVLSDRNTGPDRVPIPSLLATGGVHHALVRNGLRNHAGLVVESGDPREVHHLATLVGYGADAVNPYLAYQSISDIVAGPDGADEAEAIANYKRALEDGLLKTMAKMGISTVESYQGAQIFEAVGLSSDFVREYFEGTEIRTEGIGIAELEDDLLTRHAVAYGADPDLERQGEYEHRSNGIHHQWNPKTVGTLQQAVRSGSYDKYQEFAELINEQQENLQTLRGLLEFDSDRESVPIDEVEPVHEIVTRFATASMSLGSLSPEAHETNSIAMNRIGGKSGSGEGGEPPERFGTEKECNIKQVASGRFGVTSNYLSSAEEIQIKMAQGSKPGEGGHLPGKKVNEMIAHVRYSTPGVGLISPPPLHDIYSIEDLKQLIHDLKTANPEADINVKLVAEAGIGTIAAGVAKANADVVHISGHSGGTGASPKTSIKNAGLPWELGVAEANQMLRATGLRDRIRISADGGMMTGRDVAVAALLGAEEYVFGTSSLVTSGCVMARICHTNNCPTGVATQDEDLRDRFTGQPDHVINYMVFLAEELREIMAELGFRSVEEMIGRPGLLTQAETDHPKAKHLDLSAIIAEPEGGERHKIREQKHADIETHIDHDLIGEASDAIEEGEPIHIRDDISNGDRAVGAMLSNRISRRYGESGLPEDTISCTFDGVAGQSFGAFLANGVTMELVGAANDYVGKGLSGGKVIVRTPGTAAYDPAENILVGNVCLYGATQGELYVNGLAGERFAVRNSGVKAVVEGVGDHGCEYMTGGVVAVLGETGRNFAAGMSGGIAYVYDPDGDFEDRANEGMVTIHHDLEESDEAMLRRMVENHAAYTDSDRAAALLDDWGNEVLNFTKVMPDAYAEVIAEESREDVRTDLPEPASKAGSTEIGTGTVQTGDD is encoded by the coding sequence ATGACCAAGCCACGGAGAGACGCCCACGCCGCTCAGGAGGGACTGGCTGACCCCACCGACGAGCGATCGAACTGTGGCGTCGGCGTCGTTCTCGACCTCGACGGCGACGACTCGCACGAGACTGTCGCCGACGGCATCGACCTGCTGATCAACCTCGAACACCGCGGAACCACGGGGGCCGAGGAGGCGACCGGCGACGGCGCCGGCATCATGCTCCAGCGACCGGACGACTTCTTCGACGCCGTCGTCGACGCCGACCTCCCCGACACGTACGCGGTCGGGTCGGTGTTCATGCCCCGTGACGGCGCTGCCCGGCAGGGCCTCATGACGATCTTCGAGCGGACGCTCGCCGAACACGGACTCGACGTGTTCCACTGGCGGGACGTTCCGACGGACAACACCGACCTCGGGCAGACCGCCCTCGACTCCGAACCCGACGTATACCAGCCGTTCGTTCGACCCACCGAAGGGATGGACGACGACGGCTTCGACCGCGCGCTCTACGTCGCTCGCCGCGCCGTCGAGAACGCCGTCGAGGAACTCGACTCGGCCGGCGCCGATCGGTTCTACATCTGTTCGCTCGACCGAAAGACCCTGGTCTACAAGGGCCTGCTCAAGGCGACGCAGCTACCGACCTACTACCCCGACCTCGTCGACGAACGCGTCAAGTCGACGCTCGTGCTCGTTCACGCCCGGTTCTCGACGAACACGCTCGGTGCGTGGCATCTCGCACATCCCTACCGCAACATCATCCACAACGGCGAGTTCAACACCATTCGCGGCAACATCAACTGGATGCGGGCCCGCGAGACGGATCTCGAACAGCCGGACTTCGGCGACGACGTCGACACGCTGAAGCCAATCATCAACGACCCGAACCAGAGCGACACGGCGTCGGTCGACAACGCCCTCGAACTGCTCGTACAGGGTGGGCGTGACCTCCCGCACGCGCTCCGGATGCTCATCCCCGAGGCGTTCCGCAAGAACGACGAGATGAGCCAGGAGCGCACGGACTTCTACGACTACCACGCGAGCCTCGTCGAACCGTGGGACGGGCCGGCGCTCGTCGTCGGCACGGACGGCGACCAGATCGCCGCGGCGCTCGACCGCAACGGGCTTCGTCCCTGCCGGTACGACGTGACGGAGGACAACCGACTCGTCATGGCCAGCGAGGCGGGCGCCCTCGACGTCGATCCCGCGGACATCGAGGAACGCCACCGCCTCCAGCCCGGCCAACTACTCGTCGCCGACCCCGAACGGGGCCGGGTCGTCCCCGACGACGAGGTGTTCGCCGACCTCACCGACGAGAAGTACGGCGAGTGGATCGACCGCGAACAGCGCCGCCTCAGCGACGGCGCGGACACCGACTACGAGCCCCGCGGCGGCGTCGACTCCCTACGCGCCCAACAGGCCGCCTTCGGTTACACGCACGACCAACTCGACCACCTCGTCGAGCCGATGGCCAAGGAGGGGAAAGACCCCGTCGGCTCGATGGGTGACGACACGCCGCTGTCGGTGCTCTCCGATTTCAACCGGCCGCTGTTCACGTACTTCAAACAGCTGTTCGCGCAGGTGTCGAACCCGCCCATCGACTACATCCGCGAGGAGTTGGTGACGAGCCTCGAATCCCGGCTCGGCCCCCAGCGCAACCTCCTCGACGAGACGCCGGAACACGCCCGCCAACTCGTCGTCGATTCGCCGGTCCTGACCGACGGTCAGGCGGCCGAAATCAAGTCCCTCGACGGCGAGTTCACCTCGGCCGTCGTCGACATGACCTACGAGAGCGGCGGCAACCTCGAGGCTGCCGTCGAACGCCTTCGGCGCGCGGCCCGCGAGGCCATCGAGGCCGGCGCGGACATCGTCGTCCTCTCCGACCGGAATACGGGTCCGGATCGGGTCCCGATCCCGAGTCTGCTCGCCACCGGCGGCGTCCACCACGCGCTCGTCCGCAACGGCCTCCGCAACCACGCCGGCCTCGTCGTCGAGTCCGGCGACCCGCGCGAAGTCCACCACCTCGCGACCCTCGTCGGGTACGGCGCCGACGCGGTCAACCCGTACCTCGCCTACCAGAGTATCTCCGACATCGTCGCCGGTCCGGACGGCGCAGACGAGGCCGAGGCCATCGCGAACTACAAACGGGCCCTCGAGGACGGTCTCCTGAAGACGATGGCGAAGATGGGCATCTCGACGGTTGAGAGCTACCAGGGCGCCCAGATCTTCGAGGCGGTCGGTCTCTCGTCCGATTTCGTCCGCGAGTACTTCGAGGGGACCGAAATCCGGACCGAGGGTATCGGCATCGCGGAACTCGAAGACGACCTCTTGACGCGACACGCCGTCGCCTACGGCGCCGATCCGGACCTCGAACGACAGGGCGAGTACGAACACCGCTCGAACGGCATCCACCACCAGTGGAACCCGAAGACGGTCGGGACGCTCCAGCAGGCGGTCCGGTCGGGCAGTTACGATAAGTACCAGGAGTTCGCCGAGCTCATCAACGAACAGCAGGAGAACCTCCAGACGCTGCGCGGACTCTTGGAGTTCGATAGCGACCGCGAGTCCGTCCCGATCGACGAGGTGGAGCCGGTTCACGAAATCGTCACGCGGTTTGCGACTGCGTCGATGTCGCTCGGATCGCTCTCGCCCGAAGCCCACGAGACCAACTCCATCGCGATGAACCGTATCGGCGGGAAGTCGGGGAGCGGCGAGGGCGGCGAACCGCCCGAGCGGTTCGGTACCGAGAAGGAGTGTAACATCAAGCAGGTCGCCTCCGGACGCTTCGGCGTCACGTCGAACTACCTCTCGTCGGCCGAGGAGATCCAGATCAAGATGGCCCAGGGCTCGAAGCCCGGGGAGGGGGGCCACCTGCCGGGGAAGAAGGTCAACGAGATGATCGCTCACGTCCGGTACTCCACGCCCGGCGTTGGCCTCATCTCGCCGCCGCCGCTGCACGACATCTACTCCATCGAGGACCTCAAGCAGCTGATCCACGACCTGAAGACGGCCAATCCCGAGGCCGACATCAACGTGAAACTCGTCGCCGAGGCAGGGATCGGCACCATCGCCGCCGGCGTCGCGAAGGCCAACGCCGACGTGGTCCACATCTCCGGTCACTCCGGCGGGACGGGCGCGTCGCCGAAGACGTCGATCAAGAACGCGGGGCTGCCGTGGGAACTCGGCGTTGCCGAGGCCAACCAGATGCTCCGCGCGACGGGGCTGCGCGACCGTATCCGTATCTCCGCCGACGGCGGGATGATGACCGGCCGCGACGTGGCCGTCGCCGCGCTGCTGGGCGCCGAGGAGTACGTCTTCGGCACCTCCAGTCTCGTCACCTCCGGCTGTGTAATGGCGCGCATCTGTCACACCAACAACTGTCCGACGGGCGTCGCTACGCAGGACGAGGACCTGCGCGACCGCTTCACCGGCCAGCCGGACCACGTGATCAACTACATGGTGTTCCTCGCCGAAGAGCTACGGGAGATCATGGCCGAACTCGGCTTCCGGTCGGTCGAGGAGATGATCGGTCGACCCGGCCTCTTGACACAGGCCGAAACCGACCACCCGAAGGCCAAGCATCTCGACCTCTCGGCCATCATCGCCGAACCCGAGGGCGGCGAGCGCCACAAGATCCGCGAGCAGAAACACGCGGACATCGAGACCCACATCGATCACGACCTGATCGGCGAGGCGTCCGACGCCATCGAGGAGGGCGAACCGATCCACATCCGCGACGACATCTCGAACGGGGACCGCGCCGTGGGAGCCATGCTCTCGAACCGCATCTCGCGGCGCTACGGCGAGAGCGGACTCCCCGAGGACACCATCTCCTGTACCTTCGACGGTGTCGCCGGCCAGAGCTTTGGCGCCTTCCTCGCCAACGGCGTGACGATGGAACTCGTCGGCGCCGCCAACGACTACGTCGGCAAGGGACTCTCCGGCGGTAAGGTGATCGTTCGGACGCCCGGGACGGCCGCCTACGACCCCGCGGAGAACATCCTCGTCGGCAACGTCTGTCTCTACGGCGCGACGCAGGGCGAGCTCTACGTCAACGGTCTCGCCGGCGAGCGTTTCGCCGTCCGCAACAGCGGCGTGAAGGCCGTCGTCGAAGGCGTGGGCGACCACGGCTGCGAGTACATGACCGGCGGCGTCGTGGCCGTCCTCGGCGAGACGGGGCGGAACTTCGCGGCCGGCATGTCCGGCGGCATCGCCTACGTCTACGACCCCGACGGGGACTTCGAGGACCGCGCCAACGAGGGGATGGTGACGATCCACCACGACCTCGAGGAGTCGGACGAGGCCATGCTCCGGCGGATGGTCGAGAACCACGCGGCGTACACCGACAGCGACCGCGCGGCGGCGCTCCTCGACGACTGGGGCAACGAGGTGCTGAACTTCACGAAAGTGATGCCCGACGCCTACGCCGAGGTCATCGCGGAGGAGAGCCGCGAGGACGTGCGTACCGACCTTCCCGAACCGGCGTCGAAGGCCGGTAGCACCGAAATCGGAACGGGAACGGTTCAGACCGGCGACGACTGA
- a CDS encoding HD domain-containing protein translates to MGIEIKESAVSDAAFEEMKGFVSDYLAASVENEDDGGRMRWYPWHSAEYRFNHTLNVVDLAADIARREGADVDVVRVAALFHDIAKLEAEQERHADEGARVAREYLTTRGDYPQSFVDQVTQSVRDHSYQGSLDDVSLETQCLIEADILDKIGANGAVLMLLRMGYESRTHMDAGEMIDRVLERGHDAADRVESDAAESVAHQRLKRVTWFREWLEKEVPGIEERDADTNS, encoded by the coding sequence GTGGGCATTGAAATAAAGGAGTCCGCCGTCTCGGATGCGGCGTTCGAGGAGATGAAAGGGTTCGTCTCGGATTATCTCGCCGCGAGCGTCGAGAACGAGGACGACGGCGGACGGATGCGGTGGTATCCGTGGCACAGCGCCGAGTACCGATTCAACCATACGCTGAACGTCGTCGATCTGGCCGCCGACATCGCCCGTCGCGAAGGCGCCGACGTCGACGTGGTTCGCGTGGCGGCGCTGTTTCACGACATCGCGAAACTCGAAGCCGAGCAGGAACGCCACGCCGACGAGGGCGCGCGCGTCGCCCGTGAGTACCTCACGACGCGTGGTGACTACCCACAGTCGTTCGTCGATCAGGTGACGCAGTCCGTCCGCGACCACTCCTACCAGGGCTCCCTCGACGACGTTTCGCTGGAGACGCAGTGTCTGATCGAGGCCGACATCCTCGACAAGATCGGCGCAAACGGCGCCGTGTTGATGCTCCTGCGGATGGGGTACGAATCGCGCACCCACATGGACGCGGGCGAGATGATCGACCGGGTCCTCGAACGCGGTCACGACGCCGCCGACCGGGTCGAGAGCGACGCGGCCGAGAGCGTCGCTCACCAGCGGCTCAAGCGCGTGACGTGGTTCCGCGAGTGGCTCGAAAAAGAAGTGCCGGGTATCGAGGAACGGGACGCGGACACGAACTCGTAG
- a CDS encoding signal peptidase I produces MNLGDRGVPRLAVNVLAVLVIVAVVAPFVVYAVPAVVGADHGLVVLSGSMEPRMSPGDAVIVREVSASKVEQRDIITYQRQGSDTPTTHRVIEKQSTDDGVAYVTKGDANEERDRGTVSHDRVVGEVIFVIPFIGHVVQFANTQLGFLVLVLTPMALFVLSELWELVKSVREPEVEADSTAADEATTVTTTGETEAETDSGSGSDGFTLTRSSLQLVLLLFGLYVPYSGYVAYTTREAWSIAVATGTGIGFLFCLVLYVASRGSGGSTGATRSVDGVVRRGKLPAGISDRTTIPLESVESLVQMALDRDDWVIYDEEQDTYYMTRDDALYLHRTAPETDGGTAVEGDDAAESADGDPSTTDGDGT; encoded by the coding sequence GTGAATCTCGGCGACCGTGGAGTGCCGCGGCTGGCGGTGAACGTCTTGGCGGTGCTCGTAATCGTCGCCGTCGTCGCACCCTTCGTCGTGTACGCGGTTCCGGCCGTCGTCGGGGCGGATCACGGACTCGTCGTCCTCTCCGGCAGCATGGAGCCGCGGATGAGTCCGGGTGACGCCGTCATCGTCCGGGAGGTGTCGGCCTCCAAGGTCGAGCAGCGGGATATCATCACGTACCAGCGGCAGGGAAGTGACACGCCGACGACCCACCGCGTGATCGAGAAGCAGTCGACGGACGACGGCGTCGCGTACGTCACGAAAGGCGACGCCAACGAGGAGCGTGACCGTGGTACAGTTTCACACGACCGGGTGGTCGGTGAGGTCATCTTCGTGATCCCGTTCATCGGCCACGTGGTCCAGTTCGCAAACACGCAGCTTGGCTTCCTCGTGCTCGTGCTCACGCCGATGGCGCTGTTCGTCCTCTCGGAGCTCTGGGAACTGGTGAAATCGGTTCGCGAACCGGAGGTCGAGGCCGACTCGACCGCCGCGGACGAGGCGACGACGGTGACGACGACCGGCGAGACCGAGGCCGAGACCGACTCCGGCTCCGGCTCCGACGGGTTCACCCTCACCCGTTCGAGCCTCCAGTTGGTCCTGCTTCTGTTCGGACTGTACGTCCCGTACAGCGGGTACGTCGCGTACACCACCCGGGAGGCGTGGTCCATCGCCGTCGCGACCGGGACGGGTATCGGCTTCCTGTTCTGTCTCGTGCTCTACGTGGCCAGCCGTGGTTCGGGTGGAAGTACCGGGGCGACCCGTTCCGTGGACGGCGTCGTTCGGCGTGGCAAGCTTCCGGCGGGGATCAGTGATCGAACCACTATCCCGCTGGAATCGGTCGAGTCGCTGGTTCAGATGGCGCTGGACCGCGACGACTGGGTCATCTACGACGAGGAGCAGGATACGTACTACATGACCCGGGACGACGCCCTGTATCTGCACCGCACCGCTCCCGAAACGGACGGCGGGACGGCCGTCGAGGGGGACGACGCAGCCGAATCGGCGGACGGCGACCCTTCGACAACGGACGGTGATGGGACGTGA
- a CDS encoding VanZ family protein, translated as MTGFRLRLPLVPRWLRWSLVVVTLATLLVLSVVRPPGTTGRTLGPLGVVPLTAWLHAIGYAGLAFVLAYALQTSPRPDWQVLCVVFAFATAYGAGIELLQSTLAYRTSDGGDILVNAGGAAVAVTGWKLLVRRVRFYRCRRVDALRPPLG; from the coding sequence GTGACTGGTTTCCGACTCCGACTGCCGCTCGTCCCACGGTGGCTCCGCTGGTCGCTGGTCGTCGTGACGCTCGCGACGCTCCTCGTCCTCTCGGTCGTTCGCCCGCCGGGAACGACGGGCCGCACGCTCGGTCCGCTCGGCGTGGTCCCACTGACCGCGTGGCTCCACGCCATCGGCTACGCCGGGCTGGCGTTCGTGTTGGCGTACGCGCTCCAGACCAGTCCGCGGCCGGACTGGCAGGTCCTCTGTGTCGTGTTCGCGTTCGCGACGGCGTACGGCGCCGGCATCGAGTTGCTCCAGTCGACGCTCGCCTACCGGACCTCCGACGGAGGGGACATCCTCGTCAACGCCGGCGGCGCGGCCGTCGCGGTGACCGGCTGGAAACTGCTCGTGCGGCGCGTGCGGTTCTACCGGTGTCGACGGGTCGACGCGCTCCGCCCGCCGCTCGGCTGA